The DNA region CGGGACCGTCAATTCGGGCTTCTTCTTCATTTCGCTGAAGCCGCGCGACCAGCGTGATTCCGTCTTCAAAATCATGGCGCGCCTGCGCAAGGCGACCCAGGTGGTGCCGGGCATCACCTTCGTGGCCCAGCCCATCCAGAACCTCAACTTGACTGGCGGGCGCCCCTCCAAAGCGCTCTATCAATACACGCTGACCGGCCCTGACCTGAAGCAGCTCTTCGATCTCGCGCCGCCCCTGCTGCAAAAGCTGCGCGACATTCCGATCCTGCGCGACGTCGATATCGATCTGCAGCTGCGCAACCCGCAACGCACCATCAATATCGACCGCGAGCGGGCCGGCATATTGGGCGTATCGGCGGACCAGATCCGCAAAGCGCTCTACAACGCCTTCGGCACCCGCCAGATCTCCACCATCTACACGCCCTCGAACGACTATCAGGTGATCATCCAGGCGACCGCGGATTTCCAGTCGGATCCCGGCGCGCTGTCGCGTATCTATGTGACCTCGGCGAGCGGCCAGAACGTGCCCTTGAACGCGGTCGCCACGATCGAGCCGACCGTCGGCCCGCTCACCGTCAACCGGCAGAGCCAGCTGCCGGCCGTGACCTTCTCCTTCAATCTCGGCGAAGGGATCGCGCTCGGCCAGGCCATCTCGGCGATCCGGGCGGTCGAGCACGAACTCAATCTGCCGGTAACCGTGTCGACCGTGTTCACCGGCTCGGCGCAGCTCTTCCAGCAGGCGCTCGCCGGGCAAGGGCTGCTGCTCGCGGCCGCCGTGATCGTGATCTACATGGTGCTCGGCATTCTCTATGAGAGCTTCATCCACCCGATCACCATTCTGTCGGGCCTGCCCTCAGCCGGCCTCGGTGCGGTGATCTCGCTGCAGCTCTTCGGCCTCGACCTCTCGGTCATCGCCATCATCGGCGTCTTGATGCTGATCGGCATCGTCAAGAAGAACGCCATCATGATGGTCGACGTCGCGATCACGCGGCGCCGGCTCGGCATATCGGCCGTGGACGCGATCCAGGAAGCCTGCATGCTGCGCTTCCGGCCGATCATGATGACGACCTTCGCGGCGCTATGCGGCGTCATGCCGATCGCGGTCGGCGGGGGCGCAGGCTCCGAACTGCGCCAGCCGCTCGGCATTGCGGTCGTCGGCGGCCTCGCGGTCTCGCAATTGCTGACGCTCTACATCACGCCGGTGATCTATGTGTATCTCGACAAGATCGAGCAATGGATCGTGGGCTCCGAGGAGCGGCGCCTCCGCGAAGCCGAAGCGCCCCGGCACGAGCCGGCTCATCCGCCCCTGCCCTCGCCGGCCGAATAAGGTTCCGCGAGCCTCGACTCGAACACGATCAGCCTGAATCGCTCATCGAATCCTTAGCGAGCGGATCCGCTCGTCCTTCACCCGAAAAATCAAGTTCGCCGGCGCCTCTCATGGCAGTGGCCGCCGAGAGCGCTCGGGCGCGCGCACCCTGCGCTGAACCGATCTTGCGAACCACCGCGTCAGCGCCGGATCATCCCGCCGCCAGGTCCAACAAACCCACCAGGTCCACCGAACCCGCCTGGTCCGCCGAACCCACCAGGTCCGCCAGGCCCAACCGCCCCGCCGAACCCACCAGGTCCACCAGGCCCAACAGGCCCGCCCAACCCACCAGGCCCGATCGGGCCGCCGAAGCCGCTATTGCCAATCGGTCCGCCCGGTGGGTGCGGTCCGGCTCCGAATGCGGCATTGGGACCGCCACCGAGCCCCGGGCCGCCGAGACCGCCTCGGCCGCCTGGCCCGGCCGGAGCACCTGGGCCGCCTCCGCCACCTCCACCGCCCGGACCGAAGGGACCGCCACGACCGCCCGAGCCGGGGTTCGGCGCTCGACCGCGAGGCTCGCTGCGAATGGCATCGACAACGAATCGCCCGCCACGATCGACCGATACGTCGATGACGGCCCTCGCCGCGGTCGACGCCGGCACGAGCGAGGCCGCACGCCCGTCCGCGACCCGCAGGCCCGAGCCGAGGCGCACCCCATCCTCACCGCGGACCACATAGGCTTCGATCGACACCCTTCGCACGGACGACCCGAGGAGCAGGGCCTCATTCTCTGCCCGCGTCACTTGCAGGGTTTGGCCGACGAGATCCCCGCTCAGGATGGCACGATGACCGACGAGCGAGGGATCGGCTCCCGACAGTGCCAGGCCGCCGATCATCAAGCGCCCATCCGCTGCCAAGATGACAGGACCGGCGACGCCGATCGGGCCATGTGGTCGTGCCTCGACGAGGCTTGCCACGATCGCGCCGTCGGGACGGCGCAGGCCGCTCACGGCGACGAGATCGCCTACGCGCCAGGTCTCCGCATTCGCGACGTTGCCGGTCAGGACCGTCTGACCCAGCACCCTCAACGCCTGCGGCGATGCCTGCTCGATCTCGCCCACCACCTCGCTCGTCACGTCGATCACGGTTGTCGACAGCCGGCCCTTTCGTCGCCTGGCCACGACGCGCACAACCTGCCCGATCCTGAGATCGGCCGTCGAGCCCGGCTGCCCGTCGATGTTGACGGCCACGTTGCGCGGATAGGCGATGCGCAGGCCGTTGACGATGATGCTGCCGAAGCGCTGGATCGTCCCGATGACGCCGGTGCCGCCGATGCCGCGATCGGATGCCTTGTCGTCCCGGGCAGGCGCGATGCCGGTGCCACCGATTCCCTGATCCTTCGGTCCGCCCGCTGGTGCAGCGCCTGGAAAGGCGCAGAACGCCGCCACGCCCGCCAGCAACCTCGCGACGCTTCGCCGGGTCGGGAGCTTATGATCATCGCTCAAGGTGTCGACCCCGTCGAGGGCGGCTGCGTATCGGCAGGGTCCGTCGAGGCGTTGTCGTCCTCGGCGACATCCTCTTCGACGAAAATGTAGGTGCCGAAATTCCAGCGCCATGGTCCGCCAGCGTCGGCGAGGGTCGCCGCATGAGCTTCCCGGTTGGCCGTCTGCAGGGCTTCCATCGCCAATTCGCGCGAACGCTTCTCCAATCGTTTGGCGAGCTCGGCCGATAAGCCGTCATAATGGACCGCTCGCTCGAGGAAACGCGGCACCTCGCCCAGCACATTGGCGCTGGCAGCGGCAATATGATCATGGAGATTGCGGCCGAAATAATAGAGCTGCTGATCGCTGCCGCCCTTCGGCATGAAGCCCGGCTCGGCGAGCACGATGCGATCCTGCGCATCGATCGTCACCAGCTTGCGATCGAGCCATTCGTCGAGCACGGCACGCGGGCGCACATCGCGCGTCACGGAGGCAACGAGCGTCTCGAACGAGGGCGCCGTTCCGGCAGCCACCCGTGGCAAGGGCAGGGGCTTCCCTTCACCGTCGGTGAATTCGGGCGCCGCCAGCCACAGCGCCACGATGCGACTTGTACGGGATAGGGCGGCGGGGACGACGCTGACGGGCGCGCCGGCGCCACGCAGCCGGCGCACCTCCTTGCGGTGGATTCCCGTCAGCAGGCTGACGCGGCTGTCCGTCTGTTCCTTGCCGGGCAGGGCGAAGTCGTATTCGGCGACGTTCACATAGAGCTCGCGCAAAAGGTCCGAGAGCGCCGGGAACGTGATGCCGCTGCGCACCAGCAGACGCACCAGCGGCCGCAGCAGACGGGCGAGTGGCGCCTGGAGTCGCTCGGCCTCGGGCGCGGTATTTTGCGGAGCATCGGACACGCGCGGACCATACACTCATCTCCGTGGGACACAATCCCACACACTTGACGTGGGAAAATATCCCACGTATTGGATTGAGCGGTTTTGTCCCGCAGGAGTGCTTCGTGGACCGCCTCAGCTCAATGTCGACCTCTTCCGCCGCGACCGATTCCCTGCGCTGCGCTCCACTCCCGGCGAAGTCCTTCGAAGGCGCTCGTTTCTTCCGTCCGGAGGGGCGCCCGGCCGATGCGGCCTCTTCGGCGGAGGCGCGCGCTGGATCGACGGCGGTGGAGCGCAGGCGCTCGTTGCTCCAGCTGCGTCGATTGGAGGAGAAGCTGGCGCGCGCCAGGGCCGAGAACACTGAGCTCGCTCGTCGCCTCGAGGCGATCGAAACCAGCACCTTCTGGCGCCTGACCGCTCCGGCGCGCGCGATCCTCGCCCGCTATCCGTTGGCCCGACTGGCCATCCGATCGCCATTCCGCGCCGCCCGTGAGCTGGGTGTATGGGCCTGGCGAAAATCCAAGGGTCAGTCGGCCGACCGATATGCAAACTGGATCGCCGAGAACGACACCTTGTCGGATGCGGATCGAGGCGACATCCGGATGGCCATCGCGGCCATGACCGAAAGGCCGACGATCTCGATCGTCATGCCGGTCTTCAACACCCCTCAGCGCTATTTGCGCGAGGCGATCGCATCGGTTCGCGCGCAGCTCTACCCCAACTGGGAATTGTGCATCGCCGACGATGCCTCGACACAGGCTCATGTCGGGCGCGTGCTCGCCGAATTCGCGTCGGACAAGCGCATCAAGATCGTTCGACGCGCCCGCAACGGCAATATCTGCGCCGCGAGCAACTCGGCATTGGCGCTCGCCGGCGGAAGCTTCGTCGCCTTGATGGATCACGACGATCATCTCCCCGAGCACGCCCTCTACGAGATCGCCGCGGAGATCCTCGCCCATCCGCATGCCGACATCATTTATTCCGACGAAGACCGCATCGACGACAAGGGGCGGCGATCAAAGCCCTATTTCAAGACCGACTGGAATCCCGAGCTGATGCTCGGCCACAACATGCTCAGCCATCTCGGCGTCTATCGCCGATCGCTGATCGAGCGGATCGGGGGCTTTCGCGAGGGCTATGAGGGGAGCCAGGACAATGATCTGGCGCTGAGGGCGGCGGACGCGACGCAGCCCGGAGCCATCCGGCACATTCCGGCCATCCTGTATCACTGGCGCAAGCACAAGACCGTCGTGTCCTTCTCCGAGCAGCAGCTCGCCCGTTGCACCGCCGCCGCCCGACGCGCCATCGCCGATCATCTCGAACGCCGCGGCCTCGACGCACATGTCGAGCCGCATCCGCAGCTGAGTTCGTGGCATCGCGTCGTCAATGCGGTGCCGGATCGCCAGCCGCTTGTGTCGGTCATCATTCCGACGCGCGACCGCGCCGACCTGCTGCGGCAATGCCTCGACGGCATCCTGCGGCGGACGGATTACGACCGACTGGAGGTCATCGTCGTGGACAATGACAGCCGCGACAAGGACACGCGGCAGCTCTTCGCCGAATTAAGATGTGATGCGCGCGTCAAGATCATCTCGGCCGCCGGCCGGTTCAACTATTCGGCGCTGAACAACACCGCCGCGGCGGCCGCCACCGGCGACGTGTTGCTGCTGCTCAACAACGACATCAAGGTCATCGATCCGGGTTGGCTCGCCGAGATGGTGTCGCATGCCGTTCGGCCGGACATCGGGGCGGTCGGCGCCAAGCTTCTCTACGACGATCTGCGCCTGCAGCACGGGGGAGTCGTGCTCGGAGTCGGGGGCGTCGCCAATCATTTCCACAATCTCTTGAGCGATGCGGATCCCGGCTATTTCGGGCGCGCGTTGCTGACCCAGAACGTGTCGGCCGTCACCGGAGCTTGTCTAGCGATACGCCGGTCCCTGTTCGAGAAGGTCCGCGGCCTCGACGAGGAAAACCTGCCGGTCACGTTCAACGATGTGGATCTGTGCCTGAAGCTCCTCGACGCCGGATACCGCAATATATGGACGCCGCATGCCAGGCTCTACCATCTGGAATCCGCCTCTCGTGGATCGGATACCACTCCGGAGAAGAGAAAACGCTTCCTCCGAGAGGCCGAATACATGGTCGAACGCTGGCAGCACCGGTTGATCCAAGACGAATTCTATAACGTGAACTTCTCTCTCGCGAATGGGAATTTCGAGCTCGGATCGTCCGTGCGGCGCCTCCGGCCATGGAAGAGGGCCGCCGCCCAGGTCTCGGCGCAAGTCTCCGCTCAACTCTCGCAGCATCACCCGACATGCGACGGAGCGGGTGGCGAGGACGGCCCCGACATCAATCGGCGCGCGGCGCCGACGCTGACCGGAACGAGGGCGCCGGCGTCATTACGCGCGCCCCTTGGCAGGAGAGACGAAAATGCCTTCGACATCGAGCACTGACGCGCGTTGCTTCTCCGGGATCGAATACCGGACGAGCGCGAGCCGAGCCGAATTCGCGGGAACGGTCGCGGTTCTGCGGCAGCCGCGACTGCCGCCTCGTCCACGCCCGAAGGTGCCTTTGGTGCACAGCCTTGTCGACACCGGCGACGACCATGCCGCCTCACTCTCACATCGTTCGTCGACGGCCCGGACGCCGAGCCATCCGCTCCTGCGTCGGATTGTGGAGATCCTCCTCGTCGCGTTCGTCTGCGTCTGCGCCGCCTTTGTCATCTGGCTCAGCCAGGACGATGCGAGCTGCGGCCCCAAGCTCTTCCGCGACCCGGTCACAGGCCGCATGACGAGCTACGGGACGCAGGAGAGCCGCAAGCAGCAAATCCTTTGCGCTCGCCTGGGCTATCCTGACTCGATTGCGGTGCCTGTGGAATGAGGGGGGTATGGCACCAGGGTCAGCCCCTTGCGCCAACGCGCTTTCCCCTCACTTGCCGCTGATCATCGCCTTGGCTTCGCTCCGCAAGGCGGCGCGCGACGCATCGCGCGTGTAGAACATGTGGCCGCCGGGATAGACGAACAGCCTGACGCGGTCGGCCGAGCCGTAGATGGGGAGCTGATCGAGCGCGAGCTTCGAGCCGAAATAGGGTGTCACGAGATCGAAGAGCCCGTGGGCCACGATCACCTTCAGCTTCGGATCGAGCGCCAGCGCCTGGCGCAGATCGGTCAGCGATTCCGGCGGGCTGATGCCTCGCCCCCAATCCCAAGCGCCGTTGACGGCTTCACTCAACAATTCATAGTGGCCGTCGGGCTTCCAGTTGAGCCGCTGCTGATAGAGATCGATGATGGCGCTGGTCACCGGAGCCGTCAGGGCATCGGTCAGCGGATCTTCAAAATCGCTGGTGTAGTCGTTGGGGAAAGGGTCATAGCCTTTCTGCGTCGCGTCATAGGCGCTGGTCACTTTGCCCTGGCGCTGGTCGAGCTCGCGCCGGAAAGCCGCCGCGGGGATCTGCGCCGCGAGACGGCGCACCAGGGTGCGGTCGAGCCCGGTCAGCGACGCGACCTTGTCGCTCATCCGCTCGAGTGCCTCAGTGTCGCCCCTGCCCTTCATCAGGTCGAGCAGATAATCGGTCGCCGCATAGCGCTCGACGTCCTGCATGTCGGCGCGGCTGACCGGGCCCTTGGCGTCGCGGGCGACCGCCGCCATGGTCGGCAGGCGCCCCACATTCTGGAGGAGGCTCGAACCCTGGAACTCGCGGAAGTCGAGCACGGGCGAGACCAGGATCAGGCCGTCGATGCCGACGCCCTGGCGGGTTTGCAGGTTCCAGACGACACGCGGCCCGCGGATGCCGCCATAGCTCTCGCCCAAGAGGTATTTCGGCGAGGCCATGCGGCCGGCCTGCTCGAGCCATCGCCTGATGAGGACCGCGTTCGCGGTGATATCGCCAGCGACCGAGTAGAAGCGCTTGCGCACATCGTCGCCGCTGGCGACGAAGCGGCTATAGCCGGTGCCGGCCGGGTCGATGAAGACGAGATCGGTGAAGTCGAGCCAGGTTTCGGCGTTGGCGATCAATGTGGGGGGCGCCGAGGGATAGGCCGCCTCCGGGCTCATCGCCACCCGCCAGGGCCCGGCGGCGCCGAGCTGCAGCCAGGCCGAAGCGGAGCCCGGACCGCCATTGAACACGAAGGTGACCGGGCGCGAGGCTGCTGTCGCTCCGTCGAGCTGATAGGCCGTATAGGCGATATCGGCCTGCGGATCGCCCTTGCCGTCATAGAGCCGGATCGAGCCCGCGGTCGCCTGGAAGCTGAGCGTGCGGTCCGGCAGGACGAGCGTCTGCTTGGTGGCGGAATCGGGCGGCAGGCGATGCAGCTCGGCAGCCTGCGATGCGCTCGCCGCCGCACCGCGTCCCGGCGCAGCGCGCCCCTCCGGCCGCTCACCGGCGGGCGCTGCTGGAGCAGCCGACGAAGACGCGGGAGGCGTGGCGACGGGTTGGGATTCCTGCGCGAGTGCCATCGGTGACAGTGCGAGCAGCATTGCACTCGCCACGAGGCCGATGCGACAGGTCACGCCGAAAGAGAGGGCCATCGATTTCTCCGCTGCATATCCTCGCCGGCGAAGCCCCCGCGAAATCCGGCACTGCACCCCGCAGCCATTATCGCGCGAAAGCCGCGTGGCGTCTCTCATCGCGAAAGATCATGACGCGAATGTGAGGCGAGCGACGAGGCCGCCGCATGGGACAGCGACCGTCTCGGCCACCCTTCTTCCCAGCGCCGGCCTCGCCGTTCCCAAGAGCGGGCGGGGACGCCCGCGGTCCCATGGCGCAACACCCCACCATGGCGCTGACTTTTGGTCAGCTGTTCGACACATTCAGATGCCGATATAGGGGTGTCGATCCACACGGAGCCCGCCATGCGCAAAGCCGTAATCGCCCTTTCGATCCTCGCCGCGACGCTGACGTCCCTCGGGGCTCGGGCGCAGCCTGCCGTGATGGCGCAAGCGTCGGGCCGACCCGTGCTGACAGTCGAAGGAAACGGCCGGGCCGAGGCGAAACCCGATCAGGCTCGCCTCTCGGCGAGCGTCTCGGGGAAGGCAGCGACGCTCGAGGCCGCGGTCGAAGCGAGCCAGAATGTCGCGACGCGCGCCGAGGCGCTCCTACAATCGCTCAAAGGGGAGGGTCTCGAGGTCGAAAGGAGCAATTTCAGCCTCGCCGAAAGCCGTCCGCCCTATCCGGTGCCGGGCGCTCCCCAAGCGGCGCCGCCTACGCCCTCATACACCGCGACGACCACCTATTCCTTGAAGATCGGCAAGCTCGATCGACTGAACGCCGTCATCGGCAAGCTCGCCGCCTCTGGCCTCGTCGAGATGCATGCGGTCTCGTTCAGCCTGCTGGACGAACGGAACGTTCTCGACGAAGCACGGCGCAAGGCCGTCGCGGATGCGGGCCATCAGGCCCAAACGCTCGCCGACGCCGCCGGTGTCCGGCTCGACGAGATCGTCACCATATCAAACACGAGGGCGACGCCGCGGAGCTTCGCGGCGGCCGGCATGGCGGCCCCTCAATCCGTCGAAATTGTCCCGCCGGATACGCTCGGCTTCGACGCCTCGGTCGTTATGAGCTGGCACATCTCGTCGAGGCCGTGATTGGGAAGCGCCGGCTCCCTCACCTGCCTCTATCGATCAGCGCCGACACGACCTTGGCGGTGTAGTCGACCATCGGGATGATGCGGGCATAGTTCAGCCTTGTGGGGCCGATCACGCCCAAAACGCCGACGATCTTCTCATGGCCGATCTTGAAAGGGGCCGCGATCATCGTGGAGCCCGAGAGCGAGAACAGCTTGTTCTCGGAGCCTATGAAGATGCGCACGCCTTCGCCGTCCTCGGCCCGCGCCAGGAGGTCGACGACTTCCCGCTGCGTCTCGAGATCGGCGAGCAGCAGCCGCACCCGCTCGAGATCCTCGGTTGCCTTCAGATCCTCGAGGAGATTGGCCTGGCCGCGCACGAATAATTGCCGCCCGTCCCCATCGCCGGCCCAGCTCGCCAGCCCCGCTTCGATCAGGCCCGCCGTCAGCGCGTCGATCTCGCGCTCGACCGCGGCGCGCGAATTCTGCAGATCGGCGCGCAGCTCGGCGAGGGTCTTGCCGAGGATACGGGCGTTGAGGAAATTCGTGGCCTCGGTCAAGGCGGAGGCCGGAAGGCCCGGCGGCAGGGCGACCACACGATTCTCGACCGAACCGTCATCCGAGACCAGCACCACCAGGGCGCGCCGCGGCTCGAGCTGCACGAACTCCACATGCTTGAGCCGCGTATTGTTCTTGGTGGTCACCACGACGCCCGCGCCGCGCGACATCCCCGACAAGAGCTGCGAAGCGTCGCGCAGCACCGCATCCAAGGTGCGGTCCTGCGACTTCGCCCTCACCTCGACATCGATACGGGCCCGGTCCTCGCTCGACAGGTCGCCGACCTCGAGCAGCGCATCGACGAAGAAGCGCATGCCGAGCTCGGTCGGCAGCCGGCCGGCGCTCGCATGCGGCGAATAGATGAGGCCGGTCGCCTCGAGATCGGCCATGACGTTGCGGACGCTCGCCGGCGACAAGGTCATCGGGATCAGTCGCGACAGATTGCGCGAGCCGACCGGCTCGCCCGTCGCGAGATAGGCTTCGACGATCTGGCGGAAGATCTCGCGCGAGCGCTCGTTCAGATCGACGATGGCGCGCGCCGGCGCCTGTGACGCCTGGTTCGTCATCGGCGTTGCGCGCCGCTCAATAGGTGGCCCGCCCGCCCGACAGGTCGAACACGGCTCCGGTCGAGAATGAGCATTCTTCGCTGGCGAGCCAGGCGATCATGGCCGCCATCTCCTCCACCAGGCCGAAACGCCCGATCGGGATCTTGGAGAGCATGAAATCGATATGTTCCTGCTTCATCTGAGCGAAAATCGGCGTCTTGACCGCGGCCGGCGTCACACAATTGACCCGGATGCCGGTCTTGGCGAGCTCCTTGCCGAGCGATTTCGTGAGCCCGATGACGGCGGCCTTGCTGGCGCTATAGGCGGAGGCATTAGGATTGCCCTCCTTACCGGCGACCGAGGCGATATTCACGATCCGCCCGTAATCCTTGACCCGCATATGGGGGATGGCGGCCCTGATGCAATAGAACATGGCGTGCACGTTGACGTCGAAGACCTGCTTCCAATCCTCGATCGGATAGTCGGCGAGCGCCACATTCGGCCCGGTGATGCCGGCGCTGGTGACCAGGATGTCGATGCCGCCGAGCGCCGTCGCAGTCTGATGCGCAACCCGCTCGACCGCCGCCGGGTCGGCGAGATCGAGGGCGAGCCCCTGCGCGGCGGCCCCCAGCTTCCCGACCAGCTCCTGCAGACGCTCCGCGTCGCGATCCCAGAGGCTGACGCGCGCCCCTTCGGCGATGAGCCGCTCAGCCACCGCAAGGCCGATGCCCGAGGCAGCGCCCGTGACCACCGCATTGCGGCCCTTGAAGCGTGCAGCGTCGATCATTCAGGCTCTCCGTCTGGTCTCACTGGCGTTTGCTCGGCGTCTATCGCGCCGAACGCCAGCTATAGGTCACGCCGTGGCGCGCGCTCGCATCGGCCTCGAGAACGCGCATCGACGGCTTGTCGAAAATGTCGCCCTCGAAGCCTTCCGGATCGCTATGCCCGGTCCAGCATTCGACGCACAGGAATGGCGCGCCGGGCTTCGTCCACAGCGCCACATGGGGAAAATCCTCGACCGAGATGGCGATCGCTTCGCCGCTGCCATTCTCGAAGGCGACATCCGTGCTCGCGGCGTCGAGGAAGCACAACGCGTCATTGGCGAACAGCTCGGAGGTGAGCTTCAGCGTGCGGCCATCGAGTGGCAGCTCGCGACGCCGCGCCGAGATCAGCCCGCCCGGCGCGATCACCGGCACCTGGCGCGAGACTTCACGGCCGAAGACGATGCGGTGGTCCTCGCGCCGTCCTCCGGCGAGCGGCCAGGCGAAGCCCGGATGCAGCCCCAGCGCATAGGGCATCGGCTCCTTGCCGCGATTCTGCACAGTGAAACTCGCCGAAAGCGTCGTCTCGTCGAGGCGATAATCGACGCTCAGCTCGAAACCGAATGGGTAGAGGGCGCGGGTCGCTTCATTGTCGGTGAGGCGCAAGCTCGCGCTCACCGGTGTTTGCGACAGGAGTTCGAATGTCTGCCTGGCGGCGAAGCCGTGCAAGGCGAGCGGATGGCGCTTGCCTTTGATGCGCATCTCGCCATTGCGCGTCCAGCCAACGACCGGGAACAGGATCGGGCTTCTCTGTCCCCACCAGGCCGGATCGCCCGACCAGAGCAGAGAGCGGCCGCCGACCAGCCAATCCTGCGGCTCGGCCCCAAGCCGGGAGATCGAGGCTGAGGAGGATGCGGTCGCCAGCCTGACGAGCAGTTCATCCGTCACGCGGTGAAGTCCTGCGTCACGCGGCCAAATCCTGTCTCACGCCGCGAAGTCCTGCACGATGTGGCCGGGCGACACTTCGCGATAGAGGCGCGGCACGGATACATAATTCGCCGGCTTCACCGGGCTTGGAATCTCGTCATTCGACATGCCGCGCCGGATGGCGCGCCGGGCCGGATCCGGCGAGGGGACGGCGGCGATGAGCTTCTTGGTGTAGGGGTGGCACGGGTT from Rhizobiales bacterium GAS188 includes:
- a CDS encoding Glycosyltransferase, GT2 family yields the protein MDRLSSMSTSSAATDSLRCAPLPAKSFEGARFFRPEGRPADAASSAEARAGSTAVERRRSLLQLRRLEEKLARARAENTELARRLEAIETSTFWRLTAPARAILARYPLARLAIRSPFRAARELGVWAWRKSKGQSADRYANWIAENDTLSDADRGDIRMAIAAMTERPTISIVMPVFNTPQRYLREAIASVRAQLYPNWELCIADDASTQAHVGRVLAEFASDKRIKIVRRARNGNICAASNSALALAGGSFVALMDHDDHLPEHALYEIAAEILAHPHADIIYSDEDRIDDKGRRSKPYFKTDWNPELMLGHNMLSHLGVYRRSLIERIGGFREGYEGSQDNDLALRAADATQPGAIRHIPAILYHWRKHKTVVSFSEQQLARCTAAARRAIADHLERRGLDAHVEPHPQLSSWHRVVNAVPDRQPLVSVIIPTRDRADLLRQCLDGILRRTDYDRLEVIVVDNDSRDKDTRQLFAELRCDARVKIISAAGRFNYSALNNTAAAAATGDVLLLLNNDIKVIDPGWLAEMVSHAVRPDIGAVGAKLLYDDLRLQHGGVVLGVGGVANHFHNLLSDADPGYFGRALLTQNVSAVTGACLAIRRSLFEKVRGLDEENLPVTFNDVDLCLKLLDAGYRNIWTPHARLYHLESASRGSDTTPEKRKRFLREAEYMVERWQHRLIQDEFYNVNFSLANGNFELGSSVRRLRPWKRAAAQVSAQVSAQLSQHHPTCDGAGGEDGPDINRRAAPTLTGTRAPASLRAPLGRRDENAFDIEH
- a CDS encoding Carboxypeptidase C (cathepsin A), producing the protein MALSFGVTCRIGLVASAMLLALSPMALAQESQPVATPPASSSAAPAAPAGERPEGRAAPGRGAAASASQAAELHRLPPDSATKQTLVLPDRTLSFQATAGSIRLYDGKGDPQADIAYTAYQLDGATAASRPVTFVFNGGPGSASAWLQLGAAGPWRVAMSPEAAYPSAPPTLIANAETWLDFTDLVFIDPAGTGYSRFVASGDDVRKRFYSVAGDITANAVLIRRWLEQAGRMASPKYLLGESYGGIRGPRVVWNLQTRQGVGIDGLILVSPVLDFREFQGSSLLQNVGRLPTMAAVARDAKGPVSRADMQDVERYAATDYLLDLMKGRGDTEALERMSDKVASLTGLDRTLVRRLAAQIPAAAFRRELDQRQGKVTSAYDATQKGYDPFPNDYTSDFEDPLTDALTAPVTSAIIDLYQQRLNWKPDGHYELLSEAVNGAWDWGRGISPPESLTDLRQALALDPKLKVIVAHGLFDLVTPYFGSKLALDQLPIYGSADRVRLFVYPGGHMFYTRDASRAALRSEAKAMISGK
- a CDS encoding heat-inducible transcription repressor HrcA, which translates into the protein MTNQASQAPARAIVDLNERSREIFRQIVEAYLATGEPVGSRNLSRLIPMTLSPASVRNVMADLEATGLIYSPHASAGRLPTELGMRFFVDALLEVGDLSSEDRARIDVEVRAKSQDRTLDAVLRDASQLLSGMSRGAGVVVTTKNNTRLKHVEFVQLEPRRALVVLVSDDGSVENRVVALPPGLPASALTEATNFLNARILGKTLAELRADLQNSRAAVEREIDALTAGLIEAGLASWAGDGDGRQLFVRGQANLLEDLKATEDLERVRLLLADLETQREVVDLLARAEDGEGVRIFIGSENKLFSLSGSTMIAAPFKIGHEKIVGVLGVIGPTRLNYARIIPMVDYTAKVVSALIDRGR
- a CDS encoding 3-oxoacyl-[acyl-carrier protein] reductase gives rise to the protein MIDAARFKGRNAVVTGAASGIGLAVAERLIAEGARVSLWDRDAERLQELVGKLGAAAQGLALDLADPAAVERVAHQTATALGGIDILVTSAGITGPNVALADYPIEDWKQVFDVNVHAMFYCIRAAIPHMRVKDYGRIVNIASVAGKEGNPNASAYSASKAAVIGLTKSLGKELAKTGIRVNCVTPAAVKTPIFAQMKQEHIDFMLSKIPIGRFGLVEEMAAMIAWLASEECSFSTGAVFDLSGGRATY
- a CDS encoding Galactose mutarotase; translated protein: MTDELLVRLATASSSASISRLGAEPQDWLVGGRSLLWSGDPAWWGQRSPILFPVVGWTRNGEMRIKGKRHPLALHGFAARQTFELLSQTPVSASLRLTDNEATRALYPFGFELSVDYRLDETTLSASFTVQNRGKEPMPYALGLHPGFAWPLAGGRREDHRIVFGREVSRQVPVIAPGGLISARRRELPLDGRTLKLTSELFANDALCFLDAASTDVAFENGSGEAIAISVEDFPHVALWTKPGAPFLCVECWTGHSDPEGFEGDIFDKPSMRVLEADASARHGVTYSWRSAR